The sequence ACCTCTCACGAGAGGACGAAGAAGCTTTAAGAAAAATGGGAATGAGATCCGAGCCTTTCAAAGACGTGAAGTTCTACGTGTCACCCTATCCTGGAAACCACTCTATCCCAGACTCTGAACGTCAAGATGAAAAAGTAGTTCCATTTTATTGGAGTTTGCGAGAGTTTGCACAGGAAGGACTCATCAGGTTTATGTTCGTGGAAGAGGAAGAAACAAAGTCCCAGGTGCCATACATTGTAGAAAGAATTGCAAACAAGCTTTACTATTTGGCAAAACATAGTCCAGAAGGCAGACTCTTAGACAGTTATGGCAGAGACATTGAGTCCTTTCAGGACTTAGAAAATAGGTTTACAGAAGCAATAGAGCAAGCAGAGGCAGGTTCTAAAGATTTATACAAGGAGTGGTTCGGTGATGCGTCCATACAAACAGCCAGGGCTTTTCTTAGAAGGTTTTCAAGGGCCGCATCCCACATAAAAAGATTTATCCATCCCACCCAATCCAGTCCCATAAAATGGGAAGAAAACAAAGTCTCCGTTATAGACATAAGCAGTCTTCACAGCATAGCCCAGATGTTTATAGTGGGTGCAGTTCTGAAAAAGCTCTTTGAAGAAAAAGAAAGTAGATCTAATCCATTTCCTAGAGTTTTTGTTGTTTTGGACGAATTAAATAAGTATGCTCCAAAAGATGGGTGGAGTCCTATAAAGGACGTAGTTTTGGACATAGCGGAGAGAGGTAGAAGCTTGGGTGTTATACTTATAGGAGCTCAGCAAACGGCCAGTGAGATAGAAAAAAGAATTCTTGCTAACTCTGCCATCAAGGTGGTAGGGCGTATGGATAGCAGTGAGCTTTTGAACAAAGAGTATGAATTTCTCACAAATAACTTCAGGCAAAGGGCTCTGATTCTCAAAAAAGGAAGTATGATACTCTATCAGCCAGACATTCCCTCGCCTTTGATGTTAAAATTCCCTAAACCCCCTTGGGCCACTAGGAAGCAGGAGGTAGAGGAGGAGGTCCATGTTCCAGAAGATTTTAATAATTTTTAGCCTGCTGATTTGTGTATCTTTTGGAATACAAGTAATCTACAGAGAAGGTAATTATCCAGATAAAAGGCGCTTGGTTTTGGAGTTTGAAAGGGCAGTAGAATATAGAGTATTGCTCTTGGCAAACCCCAAAAGGATTGTGGTAGATGTTATGGAAGACGTAAGACTACCAACAAATGTAAAAGCGCGGATCGGAAAACACCCCTGGGGCACACGATTTGTCTTTGACACAGAATATTATGAAGTAAAAGCCTTTTCTTTGGAAAATCCCTTTAGAATAGTCATAGACGTTTACAAAAACAAACTTCTGGATGATGATCCACTCATAGCCATACTTGATCCGGTTGTTGTTAAGGTTATTTCTTACAGAGAGACTAAAAACGTCGGAGAAAGGTTGATTTCTGAAAGGACCAAAGGGGCGATAATTACTCAAAGGAGAGTGATAGTTTTAGATGCAGGACACGGTGGACGCGATCCTGGTGCTATAGGATACAATGGCATAAGAGAAAAGGATATAAACCTGGCAATTACCTTAAAGCTTGCCCAGCTTTTAAACAAGGATGGAAGGTTTAAAGTTATACTAACCAGAAAAGACGATACCTTTGTTCCATTAGATGAAAGGGCAAAGATAGCTCTGCGCAACAGGGCAGACCTGTTTGTAAGCATACACGCTAATGCATCTCCAAAAGGAATTTCAGAGCATGCAAAAGGGACGATGGTCTTTGCCATATCTTCCGAAGCGGCACAGAAAAAAAAGGAGGCAATTGTTAACAATGATAACTACGCCAAACTTACTATAGGCGTTGCTGATGTTCCCATCAATGTTAAAAGAGTTATGGCAGATCTGGCTTTGGACGTAACACTTTACGAAAGTGTTCAGTTTGGAAATATGCTCTCAAAAAACCTTCGGGTACAGTTGGGTAGAGAGGTTGAATTTAAGGGCATTCAAAGGGCAGGCTTTGCAGTGCTTAAAACTCCGGGCATACCATCTGTATTGGTAGAAGTAGGTTTCATAACCAATCCACAAGAGGCCCTTTTGATGGCTGATCCACAGTTTCAAGAAAAATTCGCTAAAGCTATGTATGATGCGATCTTAGATTATTTCTTTCCAGGTGCTGAAAAGATTATGGAACTCCAAAAAACTTATGGACCTGAGGCAGAACTCTTACAGTAAAGCCTAGTTTTAGTAGGGCTGCTTGCAGGTTCAGAGCCTTTTCAAAAAAGACCAACTTGTTTCCTTCTGGTTGAAGTACGACCTTCCCTTCCTCTAAGAATCTTCTAAATTCACTCTTCAATAGCACATCCTGACTTAGCACGTCATCAACCACAAACTTAAGCTCTTTGGCGTAACGAATTATCTTTGGATGGACAAACCAGTTTGCTGTCCATTTGGGGGAACATGTTATATGGAGACGTTCTGCAAATTTCTCCAAGCCTTCCTGCCACAAAGTCCCATTTGTCTCTATCTGCACGGAGTATCCCCTTGACATCAGCTCTTCCACCAAGAAAGTTATTCCCTCTTGTGCTAAAGGCTCTCCACCTGTAAGCACTATATGTTTGATCGGATATTCAGACAGGTGAGCCAGAAGGCTGTCTATTGGCACCGAATGGTCCCTCAAAAAAGGTAAAGCTGAAGGTTGATCGCACCAGGGACACCTTAAGTTGCACCCTTGGAATCTGACGAATATGACAGGCAGACCTACCAGAAGCCCTTCGCCCTGTATGGATGCATAAACTTCGTTTATGTTTAAATATACTGTCTTTCTAGCTTCACTTCGTAGCATTCTATTATATCACCCACCTTCACATCGTTATAATCTTTAAGTTTTATTCCACATTCAAAACCCCTTGCCACTTCTTGCACATCCTCTTTGAACCTTTTGAGGCTCTCCACTTTACCTGTATAAATCACAACCCCGTTTCTCACAAGCCTTGCGTTAGCATTGCGCACAACTTTGCCTTCAAGCACATAACAACCTGCTACAGTCCCCACTCCCTTTATTTTGAAAGTAGCCCTAACTTCTGCAGAGCCGAGAACCACCTCTTTCTCTACAGGCTTTAGCATACCTTTAAGAGCATTCTTAACGTCCTCTATAGCCTCGTATATTATGCTGTATAGCTTGATATCCACTTTCTCTCTCTCCGCAACTTCCTTAGCCTTCACGTCCGGACGCACATTAAAGCCTATTATCACCGCTTGGCTTGCCTTTGCGAGCATAACGTCGTTTTCCGTTATTCCCCCAACCGCACCGTGTATTATCCTTACGGTTACTTCAGGAGTTGATAATTCTGTTAGAGACTTCTTCAATGCCTCCAAAGATCCCACTGTATCAGCTTTAAGGATTATCCTTAGTTCTTTTAGTTCCCCCTCTTGTATTTTCTTAAATACATCCTCAAGCATGAAGCCTTTGGATAATTTTTCCTGCTGTTCTTTCCTAATTTTTCTGATTTCAACTATCTGTCTTGCCTTTCTTTCATCCTCTACCACTTTA is a genomic window of Thermocrinis sp. containing:
- a CDS encoding ATP-binding protein; protein product: MKVGIVLGTKPITPLEFWVGVETGNLVQLDDVLYAESEVGNQKVKYYGIVQEVQKFLEGAQWVYDAHLATQGVIPINIAYVAKVSLTRVEPEVFIPPTPGDPVYTAEGEEFEKALYYDQMKVKIPAGLSRSGKVIYLNYHFLDGTEGAHVSISGMSGVATKTSYALFLLYSLLNHSKERRINAIIFNVKGKDLLWIDKKNKNLSREDEEALRKMGMRSEPFKDVKFYVSPYPGNHSIPDSERQDEKVVPFYWSLREFAQEGLIRFMFVEEEETKSQVPYIVERIANKLYYLAKHSPEGRLLDSYGRDIESFQDLENRFTEAIEQAEAGSKDLYKEWFGDASIQTARAFLRRFSRAASHIKRFIHPTQSSPIKWEENKVSVIDISSLHSIAQMFIVGAVLKKLFEEKESRSNPFPRVFVVLDELNKYAPKDGWSPIKDVVLDIAERGRSLGVILIGAQQTASEIEKRILANSAIKVVGRMDSSELLNKEYEFLTNNFRQRALILKKGSMILYQPDIPSPLMLKFPKPPWATRKQEVEEEVHVPEDFNNF
- a CDS encoding N-acetylmuramoyl-L-alanine amidase; translated protein: MFQKILIIFSLLICVSFGIQVIYREGNYPDKRRLVLEFERAVEYRVLLLANPKRIVVDVMEDVRLPTNVKARIGKHPWGTRFVFDTEYYEVKAFSLENPFRIVIDVYKNKLLDDDPLIAILDPVVVKVISYRETKNVGERLISERTKGAIITQRRVIVLDAGHGGRDPGAIGYNGIREKDINLAITLKLAQLLNKDGRFKVILTRKDDTFVPLDERAKIALRNRADLFVSIHANASPKGISEHAKGTMVFAISSEAAQKKKEAIVNNDNYAKLTIGVADVPINVKRVMADLALDVTLYESVQFGNMLSKNLRVQLGREVEFKGIQRAGFAVLKTPGIPSVLVEVGFITNPQEALLMADPQFQEKFAKAMYDAILDYFFPGAEKIMELQKTYGPEAELLQ
- a CDS encoding 7-carboxy-7-deazaguanine synthase QueE codes for the protein MLRSEARKTVYLNINEVYASIQGEGLLVGLPVIFVRFQGCNLRCPWCDQPSALPFLRDHSVPIDSLLAHLSEYPIKHIVLTGGEPLAQEGITFLVEELMSRGYSVQIETNGTLWQEGLEKFAERLHITCSPKWTANWFVHPKIIRYAKELKFVVDDVLSQDVLLKSEFRRFLEEGKVVLQPEGNKLVFFEKALNLQAALLKLGFTVRVLPQVHKFFGVP